The segment GCGCGGATAAGAGCTGTAAGCTGGCCTGCATCGTTCCATTTGCGGCGTGTGACGTTGCCTTCTGCGTCCTCGCTGCTCAGGAGTTGCCCGAAGCGGTCATAGGTGAAGCGGGTCATGCTGCCGGAGCAGTCGGTGCGCTGTGTCATCAGCCCCTGGCGGTTCCATTCCAGTAGCACGTCACCGCCACTGGCATCGGTGATGCGGTCCGGCAGCGTTTCTTCTTCATCAGGATAGTGGTAAGTGCTGGTGTGATTCAGTGCGTCGGTTTCCGACAGCAGGCGGCCGTTTAAATCATATGTCGCCTGTGTGGCTGTTGAATCCGGGTAAACCGTGCGGGCGATGCGGTCAGTGTTGCGAAACCAGTAATACTCTGTGGTGCGGCCTGCCGGGTCAGTCTCTGACGTCAGGCGGCCATAGCGGTCCCACTGGCTGTGCCGCATGGCTCCGTCAGGCAGGATGACATCGCATAACTCACCGTTGTGGTAAACAAAGCTGGTCTGGCGACCGTCATAATCTGTGAAACGGGCGACGTTATTATCGTCGTCAACCAGCCAGTCTGCCTGTACGCCATCCTCGCGGGTGGCGCGGCGGGTGCCATTTTCAAAATCGTATTCAAAATCAAGCTGCTCACCCGCGCTGTTGCGGTACGCCACCACGCGCGGCAGACCATCAATGTTCTGCCACAGATATTCATTCACAAGCCCGTTGCCGTCCTCATGACTGCGCAGTAAATCCATTCCGTCCCCGTCGTCATACCAGCCAAAGCGGCGGCGTACCTGACCGCCGCGTCCGGTGACGCTAATCACCCTGGCCTTATCATCGAAGCCGTAGCTGACCAGGCAGATTTCATTATCCAGCCAGGCCCCGGTCAGGCGAACCTGTCCGCTGACGGTTGTGTAGCGGCAGACCACGCGCTGCCCGGCGCTGTCGGTGAGTGAATGCAGGGTATGGTCGTCGTTCCAGTCAAAAAGAATATCGTTACCACAGGGTTCTGTGAGGCGTAGCGGCAGGGAAGGGGCATTTTCGCGTAATGGCTGGTAATGACAGCGTTCGCCGCTGATATCATACACTGACCATGTATCGTCCTGATGGTGTTCCAGACAGCGCTTCTCCGGTTCACAGAAGGTTCGCTGACCTTTCGGAACAGGAGGAAATGACACGTAATCGCCGGACGGTGCACGCCACACCAGCCCGTCCTGATACCGTTCAAGCCGGGTTTCCCAGAAAAGTGACCAGCCACGGCCCAGCACGCTGTCGCCGGGATTGCCACTGCGCCAGTAACGCTGCCAGACCACCGGCAGACGGGAGGGTAATACGAAATCCAGCTCGTCATCACCCGAGAGAAACTTCTGCCCACTGACGATATCCACCGGACGCGCGATGATGCCCACGGCAGCGGCACCGGTCATCAGCACACCAGCGCGGCAGGCGATACGGGCCAGCTTGTTGATACCCGGAATTTTACTGAACAGTCTGCCCAGTGCACCGACTTTGCCAGCCGCTCCACCTGCTCCGCCGAGCAGTCCTGCAAATAACAACGTCAGGTCAGAGGCTTTATACAGTTTTTCAGGGACTTCAGATTGTATGGGCAGGGTCGGCTGCGGCTCACCGCCAATGCGCACGTTCCCTGAACCCGTCATCACTTTGCCGCCACAGGTGGTCTGGTCACCTGTACGGGCAGCCGGCAGGCCGTTAATAAATACGCGTGAGGAACCTTCGGCCATCTGCTGTGAACCACCGTCCTTAGCGCATTCCACCATGCTGTTTGTCGCAACGGCGGCAGGTCTGCCGTTAATGAACACGTTATGAGAGCCGGTGGCGATAACGCCTTCCTTCTGCATGCTGGCCGCGCCCGCATCCGCGATACTGTCCCGTGCTGCCGTCGCCAGTTCACCGGTCAGGTATCCCACCGCCAGGCTGGCCCCGACCAGCAGCACGCCAATGCCGAGACAGGACGCACCGAGACCGGCAATCATCATTGCCCCGGCGGCAATACCACCGGCAGCCGCAATCAGTCCACCGACAATCGTTCCGGCAATCATCCCTGCCAGCGCATGAGAATGGCCGATATCATCGTCCACGCGTGCCGCTTCAAACATAACAACGTTCCTTATTGTCAGGTGTTAAACCGAAAACTGCCGAGGAGTGCCTGAAAGCACTGGCTGTCCATGTCCCTGATTTTTTCCACACGGGACATAGTGAACACCAAAATATGCTTCTCCGCTGTATTAAAGACGGCCTGCTGCTGAAAGACCTTCTGGTTATCACGAAAGTAGCTGGCATGCACACATTCACCGTGTGCAATATTTTCCCCCAGCACGGCTGCCACGCGCAGAGACAGTTTCCATCCTTTAAGATGTTTATCCATGAGCGCTGTCTGGCGGTCGATATAGTCTTGCAGCACCTCTCCATTACTGAGGGTATCTCGTGAGATGTTAAATGCGGGGGCGTTCTCGCCGGGTAGAGTAAAAACATTAACCGTGCGGTCCTGATACTGGTCAGGAAGCGTTATCCGGCCTTCTGTGAACAGACAGGTAGCGTGGCTTTCGGACATTGAGCAGATTCCCTGTGCCTGAGAAAACGTAAGTTTGCCACAGGGTATGCCCACTGGCTATATGCGCAACCGGGTTTTCACTAACCCAAAGCGAGACATAAAAAGACTGACTTCCAGAGAGCAGTGGGTCAGCAAGCATCCTTTTCCCGTCTCACAAATCCATTAATTGATTAAAATCTCTTTGAGTTATTGATCTGTGAAATCGATCGATGTGGTTAAATTGATAGTTATGGCGATTGATAATTTCATGTCGATTGGTAATTAATTGTCTAAATCAATCGATAAATTAACATTGATATTTTATGACTACTAACTGTAATGAATTTTATCGATAAAACCGCTCTGACAGGTTCTTTCTTCAGATCAATTATATCAACTAATTAGATGATATTTGGTGGGGGGGTATGTCAGGATGTCCGTTTGGCGGTACAGGAATCCAGGAGCATCTGTCAGTTTGTAAAGGTTGTGGAGCTGAAAGAGTAAAAGGCCACGTCGCCAGCAGACGATGAAGGAGCTGGCAAAAGACATCTGGAACCGACCGTGGAGTACTGAACGGCGAACGGACTGGCAGCAATGGATAGCGCTGGCGAGAAGTTGCGATGTACCGGTAATGAGAAACATGGCCGGTACAATCAGCAAAAGGTTATACGGGATACTGAATGTCATACGGCATAACGTCTCAAATGGCAATGCTGAAGCCCTGAACAGCTAAATAAGGTTGCTGAGAATAAAAGCCAGAGGTTACCGGAACAGGGAGCGCTTTAAGCTGGGAGTAATGTTCCATTACGGTAAGCTGAATATGAGCTTCTGCGCGTTTTGATTAACCGTTTATTTCTTAATTGGAATATCTTCGTTGATTGAGATTGCCTGTTTTCTTGGAAAATCGTAAGTGATTGGGATTGCCTGTTCTCTTGGATTATCGTAGTTGGTTGAGATCGCATGTTCTACAGAAAATGCAGATCTTTCGGATTGCTTACTTGCTGGAATAGCATCCGAATCGGACGGGGTTGTACTTAATTGATCTTTTAATCGCTGCAAACGCCATTGCTCAAACTCTTCAAATGGAACGAAATCAGTATCATTGTCATCTACAGTGCTGATGGGGGCGGTTAACGGTTTATGGGTATCAGATACATCATGAGAGGCACTCTGTTTCCTGGACGGAACATCATCAAAGTGAACTTTTTTATTCGATTCTCCTACTGAAGCCATGAGTTCTTTGAAGTGAGTATATTCTTCAGCACTCATTCTTAATTTGGGATGCAAAGACGAACATCGCGGCTTGATGTCTGAGGCTTTAACGTTCGTACTGGTTGTAACATATCCGCCAGATGAATGGATATTTTGAGTTGAATTCTTTGAGGTGGATGAGGTATCGACAAAGGAATCGATACTTAAGGTTGAATTACATAAGCATGAATTGATATTAAAAGGCATACGCCCTCCTGATAAGACTGACTGTAAATGAAGGGGGAATAATATCAAGAAACAGAGTTTATCTTATACGTGTTTAACCCCTATAAAGACAATATGAGCGAATTTTTCACACCATAATCGGAGAAGACCCATTTATATACAGTTTTTTGTTGGCCCGGTCGGGAGAACAGTGGGATCAATGCCCAGGATGACACGAAAACCCCTTAAAATGCTATTATCCACACCAGCCGACTGAGGCAGTAACTGACACCCACCTTAACTCCCGGGGATGAATGATGAACAATGACGTACCGCTAAAATTTTATGACATCGTAGATGAGTATTCGACGGAATCTGCAAAGCCGGTAAGCGACCTGGAGCGTGACCCTCTGGCGCGTTATTTCCAGCTGCTAGTCACCCGCTTAATGAATAACGAAGAGATCAGCGAGAGTACACAAACTGAGCTGGCCAGGGAGGCGGGCATCGACGCGCTTCGTATTGATGACATTGCGACGTTTCTGAATCAGTGGGGCAATGAGTAGCTCTTTTAAGACAGCCGATTTTTCAATCCTTTACCCCGCACCCTCAACGCTTTAGATAATATCCCCCACAGCAATGTCGCCCGCCGTGCTCTCCGTTACCCCGGGGCGCACTGGCGGATAAATGCGCTGCGCGCGATATCATATTCTTGCAGGACATAAACGCCGCAGGATAAAGATGATGACAGCGACTGATATTGGTTTGACCCACGTTGCCTTTGAAGTGAAAGATATCGCGAAAAGTATCGATTTTTATCAGCGCTATGCCGCGATGAAGGTCGTTCATCAGCGTGAGCCGGGCGTACCGGAGGCTGAGAAAGTGGCATGGCTCAGCGATCTTACCCGGCGCTTTGCCATTGTGCTGGTGCAGACGCAGGCGGGAAGGGATACGCCTCTTGGTCCGTTTGGGCATCTGGGCGTGGCCTGCGCAACCATTGATGAAATTGATATAAAAGTGAGCATGGCCGAACGGGAAGGAGTGCTGCGCAAGCCGCCACAGCAATCCGGCCCGCCAGTGGGCTACTGGGCGCTGTTTGCTGACCCGGACGGTAATACGCTTGAACTCTCCTGTGGGCAGCAGATCGGCTTTACGATCGATGAAGTCTGATCCCGCCATAACGACCTACGCCAGCCCCGTTCCTTTTGAGGAGCGGGTGGGTAGAAATATCAATTAACAAACTTAATGAGTTATCACGGCCTCGGCGCTTGCGATTTTACCGGTAACATTCTAACTTTTCAGAATGTTCTTTAAC is part of the Erwinia sp. HDF1-3R genome and harbors:
- a CDS encoding DcrB-related protein; translated protein: MSESHATCLFTEGRITLPDQYQDRTVNVFTLPGENAPAFNISRDTLSNGEVLQDYIDRQTALMDKHLKGWKLSLRVAAVLGENIAHGECVHASYFRDNQKVFQQQAVFNTAEKHILVFTMSRVEKIRDMDSQCFQALLGSFRFNT
- a CDS encoding YmjA family protein, encoding MNNDVPLKFYDIVDEYSTESAKPVSDLERDPLARYFQLLVTRLMNNEEISESTQTELAREAGIDALRIDDIATFLNQWGNE
- a CDS encoding VOC family protein yields the protein MTATDIGLTHVAFEVKDIAKSIDFYQRYAAMKVVHQREPGVPEAEKVAWLSDLTRRFAIVLVQTQAGRDTPLGPFGHLGVACATIDEIDIKVSMAEREGVLRKPPQQSGPPVGYWALFADPDGNTLELSCGQQIGFTIDEV